One Alkalicoccus halolimnae DNA segment encodes these proteins:
- the tpiA gene encoding triose-phosphate isomerase, which yields MRKPIIAGNWKMNKTKSEAVSFLQEVKGKVPASDKVESVVCSPDLFLDALVQEAKGTDVKIAAQNMHFEDNGAFTGETSPAALKDLGVEYVVIGHSERRDMFGETDESVNKKVHAAINHGLTPIVCVGETLDERESNKTNDVVTRQVKEGLKDLTKEQAELVVVAYEPVWAIGTGKTASSEDANTTCGVIREALGTAFTTETAGAVRIQYGGSVKPANIKELLGQSDIDGALVGGASLEADSFLQLTEAGNE from the coding sequence ATGCGTAAACCAATTATTGCCGGTAACTGGAAAATGAACAAAACAAAATCAGAAGCGGTGTCTTTTCTTCAGGAAGTAAAAGGAAAGGTTCCTGCTTCGGATAAAGTGGAATCAGTTGTATGTTCACCTGATCTGTTTCTTGACGCACTTGTGCAGGAAGCAAAAGGAACAGACGTAAAAATAGCTGCACAGAACATGCACTTTGAAGATAACGGGGCATTTACCGGTGAAACGAGTCCGGCAGCATTAAAAGACCTCGGTGTGGAATACGTTGTTATCGGGCACTCCGAGCGCCGCGACATGTTTGGTGAAACAGATGAGTCTGTAAACAAAAAGGTTCATGCAGCCATTAACCACGGCCTGACACCGATCGTCTGTGTAGGGGAAACGCTTGATGAGCGCGAATCCAACAAAACAAATGACGTTGTCACCCGCCAGGTAAAAGAGGGCTTGAAGGATTTGACGAAAGAACAGGCGGAACTCGTAGTTGTTGCCTATGAACCCGTATGGGCAATCGGCACAGGGAAGACGGCGTCTTCGGAAGATGCGAACACAACGTGCGGAGTTATCCGGGAAGCGCTCGGAACGGCATTCACTACGGAAACAGCCGGCGCCGTGCGCATTCAGTATGGCGGCAGTGTGAAGCCGGCTAATATTAAAGAGCTCCTTGGACAATCGGATATCGATGGCGCGCTCGTAGGAGGAGCCAGTCTCGAAGCCGATTCATTCCTACAGCTTACGGAGGCAGGAAATGAGTAA